The Brassica napus cultivar Da-Ae unplaced genomic scaffold, Da-Ae ScsIHWf_3084;HRSCAF=3898, whole genome shotgun sequence genome segment tgtttccaaacaactttcatttAATCTACTATCTAAAtttccaaacagtaccaaaaggtacttcagttttaataatatagatatcatcatttctttctttgttaGAATGACATGTGGTGAAGAAAACTAAGCAATAACTTCTGAAATAATGTCTACTAGAGCTATGCACGCCTGTACGGATGTtgatttttaccttttaataaattgtttagtgtcatttttaaacatataagttatttagatatttttacgTTCCTAAAAATTTACCCAGACTCAGAAGAATCCAATTTGAACTCTgtccaaaaatttataatatctgaACATAGTTTAGTTTTATTGTATGTGTATGTAGatatttttagattaatatGTTGATTGACAAGTGTTTAAATGTATTATAGGTGACTAATTCTCtgtaatcttattatataaagtttggtttttcaacgttgctaattaacatgatcgcgacacatgtcaattatatatttaagattgtgacatatgttaatatatcttataaataaaaatatatatactaagatattaacaaaaatgaattttattaaaaattttattataaatattatttaatagtaattttcctttatataataagatattgtgacatgtgtttgtatgtataagacaaaatatacaaataatttaaCAGAAttgtttctattaaaaataaaatagctgtataaaaatataaaagaaaaactaattatcaaataattagtttcccttttaaaagtctaaataaaataaaaatgtaacataatcgtatttttcttataattaactaactttactttttaataattttgtgttaaaaaaaatataaaccataatggacttcaaatatttcacctgatatcattgtgacatgtgtcaacTAAAAAACTAGATTGTGAATGTATCAATAAAAACTGtcattatatgaaaataacttcttcttttcttaaaatcctaaataaaagagatttctaaaaataattattttctaatcttaaccaattaagatttgttttttcttacaTCCTGGCAAGAGAgcattgtaaaattttatttaatagtaattttacttaaaaattaacgataaacatgatagtaacaattatttaattcacaagaaaaattataaaaatattaatgatattgaaaaaatgaatattgaaaatggcaacttttaaaaaagattaatattaaaaagattaatattaagaagattaatattaaaaagattaatattaaaaagatGCAGGTTGTGTTCAGTTTAAACTTTTAGGTATAGTATTTTCTCTAATCCGATGTACAAAGTTTATAAGAATTCATCTAtgcaccatgattataaaataaaaatattaaattaaatttatatgtgaAAACaggttttaattataaaacaaatctcaaacaacatatgcaaaaaacaataataaaaatataataaaataatttattattttatgacttttattaaattaaaacatcaaatagaACCCGTAGCAATGGGCTCATATCTCGTTGTTTTATAATCTTGACTTGAAAGAAAAAGGAATTATTGTGGAGTGGCGCTGGGGAGTGGTTAAAGGTTTGGATGAGTTGTTGGCTGAGATAAGACTCCGATTTTGGACAGATATTGTGCGGTTCGGTCAGAATCTGGCTTTGTATTTTtctaaaagagaagaagaaccgAGTAGTGAAAAAACACAGTAGATTTGGTGTGCGGAGATTTCGCTTGGAAGACGTCAAGGAGGTGACATTTGGGGTAAAGTTGAGTGGTGCAATCATGTTTTGACTGTTGGGCAGGTTTCCTCTGTGAAATCTATGTGTGTTATGGTTTAATGCATGAACTCTCTCCTTCAGGCTTCaacttgtgttttgtttttctttttgttttttcatatgttttcaGCTTGGCGCCAAATGTCTCCATGAGTTTACTTTCCATTAACCAAGTCGTTTCTTGTTCTTCCTTTATGGTATCTGAAATTTTCTTTCATTGCTATTcaggaaaaaatatatttaagaaaactTATATCTTTGCCATGATGTTTAGAGCATCCTGAAGAAACTCAAATTAGGTATCTCAAGTACAAAATATTAATACCCCCCATGAAGCTGAATGCGTTCAGCGATAAACGAAAACTCAGGTTTTGACAAGACACATGTTCAGATGGTGGGTGACGTGTGGATTTTACCCACACCAGCAATAGTAcatgaaaaaacaaagaaaaacattttaaaGAAACAGAACCGCACACATTTGTCTCTTTCAAAAGAgtttcatcatcttctcctcctctgtttttggtttatttgatAAATACTCACCTGAAATAGATGGAGACGAGAGGAATATCGACATCATTGTCATCTTCATCCTCGCAAGCCACAACTACATCAAGATGGCGACGGTAAGGCGGCAGCTCCACTTTAGCGATATCCCGAGCTAGATCCACTACTTTCTTGTCCATCCTCTCCTTGTGCCTCGGGAACATACTGTTGAACAGGAGGCAGCTTCCACAAGAGATGCTGTACGCGTTAAGACCTTTGTCCTCCAGCCACTGTAACACCTCACGCAGTGTCGGGTTTCCTTTTAGAACCCATCTGTCCCAAACGGTCCAAGCCATGTCGCGGTGCTTCACCACCTTTGGCGGAACCGGTTCAGCCATGGAGAAGAGGGGAAGCGCCAGGTTGGCAAATGTGTTCCTGTAGGCTTCCACTTTGTGTCCTCCATCGAGGACCTTGTAGAGCTCGAGGCAGACCAGACCAGTGGCCATGGCTGTTGAGGTCGCAATGGCTGGGATGATTCTCCCTGCAATGAACTTTGCTTTCAGCTTGTCGACTTCAGGTATGCTGTAGTTCCTCGCCCTCATGTTGGCTAGACCCGCTATCACATCCATGTGATAGTTTGTATCATCATCCTACAAACACACAATATGATTCAAAATAACAACACTCCTTGGTTAAGATTCAACCTTTGTTATCAATTAGATTTCATTCAGTGAGAATAGCATCAGAGAATATTTACCTTTTCGAATTGAATTGGTTTCATCCTGAAATCTGGAGACAAGTTATGCCTACACTTCTCGAGCTTAGCAATGAGGTCGTTGATGACTGCAGCGTCGTCCACCGAAGCAGTGGTTAAAGTGGTGGCTTTCTCATCTGTCACAATCTTTGCATCTTTTCTTGGCTCAAAGTCTGGGACTATCACATTGTCAATAGCTTCAGCTGCTGCCTTTGGGTCTTTAGTCCACTCAGGCACAGGGATCCCAAATGTCTCTGCTCTTAAAATAGCAGTGGCCGTGATGAAATTGAGGAGACTTGGATCAGAAGAGGAGTACTGGAGCGGACGTGGGAATCTTTTAGGAGCAGACCAGAATGGAGCTCCAGTGCTTGTCGCAGCATCTTCAGGAAATGTGTATATCAATTGCTTTACGCGGTTAACAAAGTAATCCTCAAACCTGGTCACGTGAAATAGAAACACATTAATGAGACTCCACAAAGGACTTCTTACCTCCTGACAAcgttttttaaactttttaatggTTTCCTACTTATTTTCCGATTAAACAATTCTGAATCCTGAAATGCTGCACGTAAAAGAACTAAATAACCATAGAAGCACAGGTTAAAATCTTTCATTCTATCATTACCACTGCTATTCTGAACCTACGTACGACTTGTACTAATTAAGAGTGTGTCAGTACCTGAGTCGAGCCCAGGTTAAACAGTCTTGGAAGTTCTCACACTTCTCCTTGTCAAGGCACTCAACAATCCTCTCCAATGTGTCCCTTGCCTGAGCATCGCCAGCACTCATCATTGAGTTAGTGTACTCAACAGGGCTGGAAAGATATGCATTCACTTCAGCGGGAGTCTTCTCAAGCAGACCTTCAAACTCAGAGCGAGCCCAAGTTAAACAGTGATCAATGTTATGTGGAAACGAGTGCACTGTACACATGGGGGCCTGTTTCTCTGGTGGATCCCTTGACGCCCCGTAATTTTCAGTTAGATGTGGAATAACCATCTGCGTGTTACACTTTGCACCAAGAGTCCCAGACTCAAGGAGCGGCTTCTGGAAATACAAGCACCTAGAATCAACATAGAGCCTCGCATTGACATTATCCAGTGCATTGACGACAACAGTTAAGTTCTCCCAGAAGGCATCGTCAAATACATTCTCTGTCTCAGCGCCAACACGGTTTTGTAGCGCCTCAATGTTGAACTTGGGGTTTATAGCTGCAGCAGCGGAAGCAGCAACCGTTGATTTAGCCTGTCCAATGTTCCAGTCACGGAACAGAAATTGACGGCTGAGGTTACTCTTCTCGATTATATCATCATCAGTCACTGTCAGCTTCCCTTGGTCTCCACATGAAACTCCCATCAGAGCCATATTTTTCAAGAACTCGCAGCCAAGAGCACCGGACCCTACTGTGAAAACTTTAGCATCTTCGAGTTTCTGCTGGAACTTGGCCCCAAATACAGATATTTGGGCATCGTACCGGCTATTCCTTGGTGCAACGTCACTAGAATCCAGAGGTTCAGAGGGGAGTGACTCCACTGAATCGAAGTAGAAAAACtgataaagaaaataagaagttCAACATCAGGTGCCATTAGGAAACTAGAAACAATATGTGTCAAAAAAAGAGCGATGATGCGTATCAGTTAATGTTCCTTTATCATTGGATTTCTATCTCTAACTTTAAGAAACTACAAGATtcctaattatttttatatactttaaactacttttaacgttttaacatattatatatgGATGAACGCTTGGATGTAAAACTCCTCCAAGCAAGAGAGTGCTTTGATGCTTTTTCGGGTTAGGCAAGGAGAGGAACATAGCTCTCTTGAGATTTGTTTAATTTCTGTTCTTGATAAGGTTTTAATAAAAGAGCTTTGAGTTTTATTTGTCGTATCCACAGTTTCTAACCCAAGTACATGAAAAAAGAAATATCACCTGAAAGAGGGGATGGAATTTTCCAGAGCAAGCTTTGACAACCTCCTGTCCAACAATACCGCCAAACATTGCAGCCATCGGATTCAGGACAGCCTTGGCTCCAAAGGCAAAGTGTCTTAGAAGCTTATGGTCGACATTATCCACCTTCAAATCACCCTGCCCCGTATTGATGGATGTGGCAATAGATATAAGCTGCTGAGCGTCCTCTTCCGAGCCAGCAACAGGAAATCTACCAGCTTCAGATGTAAACCGATCAAGCGCCTGGAATGCTAAGTGAAGGAGTGGAGGCCGATCAAACTTAGAGAAATCACTAAACAGAAAATCCCCTGGATCACTAAGAGCTTCCCTCAACGGCTTGAAATTCAGCAACTTTGGCTGTTTCACCTGAGTGACAATACCACCCTTCACATATGTTCCATAGCCTGTAGTGTCCTCTTCAAGGGTGAATGAATATGGCCGTGCACTTTTTATCTTCCTTGGTTTCCCATCGTTCAGTTCGGTCATACCCTCAACTTCAGAGAAAACGACAAGGTCACCATCTTGAAATTCAAGTCTCTCATCGTCAACACAAGAGATAAATGCCTGGTTTTCATTAGAGATGGAGGCAATGATGCCTGTGTGTGGTTCCTCTCCATCAACATCGAGAACTGCAAATTCAGGCCCAAAATCACAAAAGACGGAGCCAAAAAGACCCCTGACATCAGCCTTGACAAAGGCGATGGGAGGCTGATGGCTGTGGCAATAGTCATTAAACTCAATTGCTTTTTCCAAGCTTATGTCAGAGAAAACAACAACCTGTTTCACAGGAAAGTAGATAAATCAGCGTAAACCAACCAACCAACAAGAACCACCCACACAAAGGTACACACCTATAAGCATAAACAATAGAACCAGAAAAAGTCTAAGAAGACAGTAACCATTTCTTTATGTCTTATCAATACAATTCCAAAATTATCATTACTCAAAATATATCTATCTAGCAACAATCCAGTACACAAAACGATTCAGACCAAATAGAACCAATAGAAAGCAAGTCTACATACCTGGAAACCAGAAAGATGCTCTTTGGTTAAGCTTGTGGTCAAGCTAGAGACGACCACAGCATTGTTAAGATCCTGCAACTTGTGAACAGAAGCATCCGCCCTATTCTTGCCAACATCATCCTCAGAGAAAACAAAGTTGCTAGATAAGTCCCATAGCTCTACCACTCTTTCATCATGCAGTGTCACAGACTTCACACCAGCAAGAATTAGATTCTTGGCTGAAACAAcccaaataataatataactatacGAGTTCCAAGACCACCATCTCAATGATAAAATCAAAAGAATAGCATACCAATCTCAGCGCCAAGGCCGTGCATCCCCGAGATGAGAACGTTTGAAGCAAAGAGACGCCTCATCGTCTCACGCCCGTACACGGCGAGCTGCCTGCTGTGCAGATCTTCATCGATCTCCTGACGGTTCGAATTACCAAAAGCCATGTCGCGCTGCTGCTGTACGACGCTACCGCCGCTGCTAGTGCTACCAGAAGCTGCTACGATCGAGGAGTTCTCAGACGCGGAATCAGTGATATCGATGCGGCGTCTCTTAATCGGCGAAGAGGACGATGCTAAATCGGAACTGACGATCTCGCTAGCAACAGATGATGCTTCACTAGCTCGCTTGTGAAGCATAAAGTGGTGGAGGAACCTGAGGAAAACGTAAGAGAACGCCATAGAGATCAAAACGAGAGGAGGTTCAAACATAGAGA includes the following:
- the LOC125603070 gene encoding ubiquitin-activating enzyme E1 1-like isoform X2; the encoded protein is MLHKRASEASSVASEIVSSDLASSSSPIKRRRIDITDSASENSSIVAASGSTSSGGSVVQQQRDMAFGNSNRQEIDEDLHSRQLAVYGRETMRRLFASNVLISGMHGLGAEIAKNLILAGVKSVTLHDERVVELWDLSSNFVFSEDDVGKNRADASVHKLQDLNNAVVVSSLTTSLTKEHLSGFQVVVFSDISLEKAIEFNDYCHSHQPPIAFVKADVRGLFGSVFCDFGPEFAVLDVDGEEPHTGIIASISNENQAFISCVDDERLEFQDGDLVVFSEVEGMTELNDGKPRKIKSARPYSFTLEEDTTGYGTYVKGGIVTQVKQPKLLNFKPLREALSDPGDFLFSDFSKFDRPPLLHLAFQALDRFTSEAGRFPVAGSEEDAQQLISIATSINTGQGDLKVDNVDHKLLRHFAFGAKAVLNPMAAMFGGIVGQEVVKACSGKFHPLFQFFYFDSVESLPSEPLDSSDVAPRNSRYDAQISVFGAKFQQKLEDAKVFTVGSGALGCEFLKNMALMGVSCGDQGKLTVTDDDIIEKSNLSRQFLFRDWNIGQAKSTVAASAAAAINPKFNIEALQNRVGAETENVFDDAFWENLTVVVNALDNVNARLYVDSRCLYFQKPLLESGTLGAKCNTQMVIPHLTENYGASRDPPEKQAPMCTVHSFPHNIDHCLTWARSEFEGLLEKTPAEVNAYLSSPVEYTNSMMSAGDAQARDTLERIVECLDKEKCENFQDCLTWARLRFEDYFVNRVKQLIYTFPEDAATSTGAPFWSAPKRFPRPLQYSSSDPSLLNFITATAILRAETFGIPVPEWTKDPKAAAEAIDNVIVPDFEPRKDAKIVTDEKATTLTTASVDDAAVINDLIAKLEKCRHNLSPDFRMKPIQFEKDDDTNYHMDVIAGLANMRARNYSIPEVDKLKAKFIAGRIIPAIATSTAMATGLVCLELYKVLDGGHKVEAYRNTFANLALPLFSMAEPVPPKVVKHRDMAWTVWDRWVLKGNPTLREVLQWLEDKGLNAYSISCGSCLLFNSMFPRHKERMDKKVVDLARDIAKVELPPYRRHLDVVVACEDEDDNDVDIPLVSIYFR
- the LOC125603070 gene encoding ubiquitin-activating enzyme E1 1-like isoform X1 yields the protein MAFSYVFLRFLHHFMLHKRASEASSVASEIVSSDLASSSSPIKRRRIDITDSASENSSIVAASGSTSSGGSVVQQQRDMAFGNSNRQEIDEDLHSRQLAVYGRETMRRLFASNVLISGMHGLGAEIAKNLILAGVKSVTLHDERVVELWDLSSNFVFSEDDVGKNRADASVHKLQDLNNAVVVSSLTTSLTKEHLSGFQVVVFSDISLEKAIEFNDYCHSHQPPIAFVKADVRGLFGSVFCDFGPEFAVLDVDGEEPHTGIIASISNENQAFISCVDDERLEFQDGDLVVFSEVEGMTELNDGKPRKIKSARPYSFTLEEDTTGYGTYVKGGIVTQVKQPKLLNFKPLREALSDPGDFLFSDFSKFDRPPLLHLAFQALDRFTSEAGRFPVAGSEEDAQQLISIATSINTGQGDLKVDNVDHKLLRHFAFGAKAVLNPMAAMFGGIVGQEVVKACSGKFHPLFQFFYFDSVESLPSEPLDSSDVAPRNSRYDAQISVFGAKFQQKLEDAKVFTVGSGALGCEFLKNMALMGVSCGDQGKLTVTDDDIIEKSNLSRQFLFRDWNIGQAKSTVAASAAAAINPKFNIEALQNRVGAETENVFDDAFWENLTVVVNALDNVNARLYVDSRCLYFQKPLLESGTLGAKCNTQMVIPHLTENYGASRDPPEKQAPMCTVHSFPHNIDHCLTWARSEFEGLLEKTPAEVNAYLSSPVEYTNSMMSAGDAQARDTLERIVECLDKEKCENFQDCLTWARLRFEDYFVNRVKQLIYTFPEDAATSTGAPFWSAPKRFPRPLQYSSSDPSLLNFITATAILRAETFGIPVPEWTKDPKAAAEAIDNVIVPDFEPRKDAKIVTDEKATTLTTASVDDAAVINDLIAKLEKCRHNLSPDFRMKPIQFEKDDDTNYHMDVIAGLANMRARNYSIPEVDKLKAKFIAGRIIPAIATSTAMATGLVCLELYKVLDGGHKVEAYRNTFANLALPLFSMAEPVPPKVVKHRDMAWTVWDRWVLKGNPTLREVLQWLEDKGLNAYSISCGSCLLFNSMFPRHKERMDKKVVDLARDIAKVELPPYRRHLDVVVACEDEDDNDVDIPLVSIYFR